Proteins encoded in a region of the Agromyces protaetiae genome:
- a CDS encoding TetR family transcriptional regulator C-terminal domain-containing protein, with amino-acid sequence MSSEQEHPRPPERGRTWSSNAPTRDDSRPRAPRAEGRAARKAPEERRAEITEAARALALADGLTAVTLRGVAARAGVTPALVAHYRPSMDELVAETFRTIVAAELREIAEAPTRTALGDPTAPGAADRAVASADTAASPAQSRVLTGDRDERASATDRLGHLVHTLLDGSRDDVTLVWVEAWAIGRRNETLAAAVREQMDAWHAVLHDLIAAGAADGEFEVDDPASVAWQLLGMIDGLNAQALVRWGEGRSVLLTHALEGMLGLERGALR; translated from the coding sequence ATGTCAAGCGAACAGGAGCACCCGAGACCCCCCGAGCGGGGTCGCACATGGTCGTCGAACGCGCCGACACGCGACGATTCGCGACCCCGCGCGCCACGTGCCGAGGGGCGTGCGGCGCGCAAGGCGCCCGAGGAGCGTCGCGCCGAGATCACGGAGGCCGCCCGCGCGCTCGCGCTCGCCGACGGACTCACGGCCGTGACCCTGCGCGGGGTCGCGGCACGGGCCGGCGTCACGCCCGCGCTCGTCGCGCACTACCGCCCGAGCATGGATGAGCTCGTCGCCGAGACCTTCCGCACGATCGTGGCGGCCGAACTGCGCGAGATCGCCGAGGCGCCCACGAGGACGGCTCTCGGCGACCCGACCGCGCCCGGTGCCGCCGATCGTGCCGTGGCGAGTGCAGACACGGCGGCGTCGCCGGCACAGTCCCGCGTCCTCACCGGAGATCGGGACGAGCGCGCGAGCGCGACCGATCGGCTCGGACACCTCGTGCATACGCTCCTCGACGGCAGCCGCGACGACGTCACGCTCGTCTGGGTCGAAGCGTGGGCGATCGGCCGGCGGAACGAGACCCTCGCCGCCGCCGTGCGCGAGCAGATGGACGCCTGGCACGCGGTGCTCCACGACCTGATCGCGGCGGGTGCGGCCGACGGCGAGTTCGAGGTCGACGATCCCGCGTCGGTCGCCTGGCAGCTGCTCGGCATGATCGACGGGCTCAACGCGCAAGCGCTCGTGCGCTGGGGCGAGGGACGCAGCGTGCTGCTCACGCACGCCCTCGAGGGCATGCTCGGACTCGAGCGCGGCGCTCTGCGCTGA
- a CDS encoding zinc-binding alcohol dehydrogenase family protein, which produces MLPATMTAVAATGSVPLDDERALVDVELPLPELRPHDVLVEVAAVSVNPVDLKMRARRGADDPRIVLGYDAAGTVVAVGSEVTLFAPGDEVYYAGVNTRQGTNAEYHAVDERLVGRKPANLSMAEAAAMPLTTITAWESLFDRFALDEASDGTLLALAAAGGVGSILTQLARARTGVTVIGTASRPESQEWVRRMGAQHVVDHHGDLAAAVRSVAPGGVDRVFTPSTAGRVPLFAELLRPFGEIVAIDEDPDMDLRVLKAKSIAWHWESMFTRGVFETPDMIAQHELLDEAAGMFEAGRLTSTLTREIVGIDAASVREAHRIVGSGSSIGKVVLTR; this is translated from the coding sequence ATGCTGCCCGCCACCATGACCGCCGTCGCGGCGACCGGATCCGTCCCCCTCGACGACGAGCGCGCGCTCGTCGACGTCGAGCTGCCGCTGCCCGAGCTCCGGCCGCACGATGTGCTCGTGGAGGTCGCCGCGGTCTCAGTGAACCCCGTCGACCTCAAGATGCGGGCCCGCCGCGGCGCCGACGACCCGCGCATCGTGCTCGGGTACGACGCGGCGGGCACGGTCGTCGCGGTCGGCTCCGAGGTGACGCTCTTCGCGCCCGGCGATGAGGTGTACTACGCGGGCGTCAACACCCGGCAGGGCACGAACGCCGAATACCACGCGGTCGACGAGCGGCTCGTCGGCCGGAAGCCCGCGAACCTCTCGATGGCCGAGGCCGCGGCGATGCCGCTCACGACGATCACGGCGTGGGAGTCGCTGTTCGACCGGTTCGCGCTGGACGAGGCGAGCGACGGCACGCTGCTCGCGCTCGCGGCGGCCGGCGGGGTCGGCTCGATCCTCACCCAGCTCGCCAGGGCACGCACCGGCGTGACGGTCATCGGCACCGCGTCGCGGCCCGAGTCCCAGGAGTGGGTGCGCCGCATGGGCGCGCAGCACGTCGTCGACCACCACGGCGACCTCGCCGCGGCCGTGCGCTCGGTCGCGCCGGGCGGCGTGGACCGGGTGTTCACGCCGAGCACGGCCGGGCGGGTGCCGCTGTTCGCCGAGCTGCTGCGGCCGTTCGGTGAGATCGTCGCGATCGACGAGGACCCCGACATGGATCTGCGGGTGCTGAAGGCGAAGAGCATCGCCTGGCACTGGGAGTCGATGTTCACGCGCGGCGTCTTCGAGACGCCCGACATGATCGCCCAGCACGAGCTGCTCGACGAGGCGGCGGGGATGTTCGAGGCGGGGAGGCTGACGAGCACGCTCACGCGCGAGATCGTCGGCATCGACGCGGCGTCGGTGCGCGAGGCGCACCGGATCGTCGGGTCGGGGAGCAGCATCGGCAAGGTGGTGCTGACGCGGTAG
- a CDS encoding SDR family NAD(P)-dependent oxidoreductase — protein sequence MATYDVHGRSAIVTGAGSGIGRSIALLLAANGTAVLVNDLNREHADQVVAEITEAGGTAAASPGDATDTGWIEASVAEANALAPLKIAVNNAGIGGPSALIGGYPDDGWRKVIDINLTAVFLNMKAQLPAIAANGGGAVVNMASILGSVGFANSSAYVAAKHGVVGLTKNAALEYAAQGVRVNSVGPGFIKTPLIDASLDADAQQFLVGKHPIGRLGEPDEVAALTVFLASDAASFITGSYHLVDGGYTAL from the coding sequence ATGGCCACCTACGACGTCCACGGCCGGTCAGCGATCGTCACGGGCGCGGGGAGCGGCATCGGCCGCTCGATCGCGCTGTTGCTCGCGGCGAACGGTACGGCCGTCCTCGTCAATGATCTGAACCGGGAGCACGCCGACCAGGTCGTCGCCGAGATCACGGAGGCCGGCGGCACCGCCGCGGCCTCACCCGGAGACGCCACGGACACCGGCTGGATCGAGGCATCCGTCGCCGAGGCGAACGCGCTCGCGCCGCTCAAGATCGCGGTGAACAACGCGGGCATCGGCGGGCCCTCTGCGCTGATCGGCGGCTACCCGGACGATGGGTGGCGCAAGGTCATCGACATCAACCTGACGGCGGTGTTCTTGAACATGAAGGCGCAGCTGCCCGCGATCGCGGCGAACGGCGGCGGCGCAGTCGTGAACATGGCGTCGATCCTCGGCAGTGTCGGCTTCGCCAACTCGTCCGCGTACGTCGCCGCGAAGCACGGCGTCGTCGGGCTCACGAAGAACGCGGCGCTCGAGTACGCGGCACAGGGCGTCCGCGTGAACTCGGTCGGCCCGGGCTTCATCAAGACGCCGCTCATCGACGCGAGCCTCGACGCCGACGCTCAGCAGTTCCTGGTCGGCAAGCACCCGATCGGGCGGCTCGGCGAGCCCGATGAGGTCGCCGCGCTGACGGTGTTCCTCGCGAGCGACGCCGCGAGCTTCATCACGGGCAGCTACCACCTCGTCGACGGCGGCTACACGGCGCTCTGA
- a CDS encoding MmcQ/YjbR family DNA-binding protein, with the protein MDVDTGSDEDGARTTGVDWDEVRRLALSFPDTTEHVSWGAAHWRVHGKGFVWERPLRRKDLEELGLAEQDFPVLGARVDDEAVKFALVESDPDVFFTTSHFDGWSAILVRLDRISRRRLGEVVADAFLSVAPRKLADEWLRDNSD; encoded by the coding sequence ATGGACGTCGACACCGGCAGCGATGAGGACGGCGCGCGGACGACCGGCGTCGACTGGGACGAGGTGCGCCGCCTGGCGCTGTCGTTCCCCGACACGACCGAGCACGTCAGCTGGGGTGCCGCCCACTGGCGCGTCCACGGCAAGGGATTCGTGTGGGAGCGGCCGCTGCGGCGTAAGGACCTCGAGGAGCTCGGTCTCGCCGAGCAGGACTTCCCGGTGCTCGGCGCCCGGGTCGATGACGAGGCCGTCAAGTTCGCGCTCGTCGAGTCCGACCCCGACGTGTTCTTCACGACCTCGCACTTCGACGGCTGGTCCGCGATCCTCGTGCGCCTCGACCGCATCTCGCGCCGTCGGCTCGGCGAGGTCGTCGCCGACGCGTTCCTGTCGGTCGCGCCGCGCAAGCTCGCCGACGAGTGGCTGCGCGACAACTCCGACTAG
- a CDS encoding amidase, which produces MNEGRAPDTGVPSSVPRPVQRGGHGFDVVEASIAELRDALDAGETTAVELVEAYVARIDAYDAPGTATALNAVVVRNPDALAEARASDERRARGARLGPLDGIPYTAKDSYLVRGLTAAAGSPAFEHLVAQRDAFTIERLRAAGAICLGLTNMPPMANGGMQRGVYGRAESPYAAEYLTAAFGSGSSNGSGTATAASFAAFGLGEETWSSGRAPASNNALCAYTPSRGVISVRGNWPLVPTMDVVVPHTRTMADLFEVLDVIVADDPETRGDFWRAQPWIELPAASAVRPASYPALAVTDASSARAALAGKRFGVPRMYVNADPAAGTAEPGGTVGIGGATGQRIETRDSIIDLWEAARRDLEAAGAEVVLVDFPAVSNYEGDRPGAPTIATRGLVSPEYLHREIVDLSAWAWDDFLRANGDPALDSLADVDGARIFPHPEGALPDRYTGFDDDIADYPAHVRRHPVASVAEIPELEAGLRGLEQTRRVDLEQWMDELGLDAVLFPAVADVAPADMDVDEASADLGWRNGVWVANGNLVPRHLGIPTVTVPMGTMDDTGMPVGLTFAGRAYDDSALLALAAAFEATGARRTEPPRTPRLP; this is translated from the coding sequence ATGAACGAGGGGCGGGCTCCCGACACAGGCGTTCCTTCGTCGGTCCCTCGACCCGTGCAGCGCGGCGGCCACGGGTTCGACGTCGTCGAGGCGTCCATCGCCGAGCTGCGCGACGCACTCGACGCGGGGGAGACGACCGCGGTCGAGCTCGTCGAGGCGTACGTCGCGCGCATCGACGCGTACGACGCCCCTGGCACCGCGACCGCACTGAACGCCGTCGTGGTGCGCAACCCCGACGCGCTCGCCGAAGCGCGCGCCTCAGACGAGCGCCGGGCGCGCGGTGCGAGGCTCGGACCGCTCGACGGCATCCCGTACACCGCCAAGGACAGTTACCTCGTGCGCGGCCTCACGGCGGCAGCGGGCAGCCCGGCGTTCGAGCACCTCGTGGCGCAGCGAGACGCCTTCACCATCGAACGGCTGCGCGCCGCAGGCGCCATCTGCCTCGGCCTCACGAACATGCCGCCCATGGCGAACGGCGGCATGCAGCGCGGGGTGTACGGCCGGGCCGAGAGCCCGTACGCCGCCGAGTACCTGACCGCCGCGTTCGGGTCGGGTTCGTCGAACGGCTCGGGCACCGCGACCGCGGCCAGCTTCGCCGCCTTCGGACTCGGCGAGGAGACCTGGTCGTCGGGTCGCGCGCCGGCCTCGAACAACGCGTTGTGCGCCTACACGCCGTCCCGCGGCGTGATCTCCGTGCGGGGGAACTGGCCGCTCGTGCCGACCATGGACGTCGTGGTGCCGCACACCCGCACCATGGCCGACCTGTTCGAGGTGCTCGACGTGATCGTCGCCGACGACCCCGAGACTCGCGGCGACTTCTGGCGTGCCCAGCCCTGGATCGAGCTGCCGGCCGCGTCGGCGGTGCGGCCCGCGTCCTACCCGGCGCTGGCGGTGACGGATGCCTCGTCGGCGCGCGCCGCGCTCGCCGGGAAGCGGTTCGGGGTGCCGCGCATGTACGTGAACGCCGACCCGGCGGCCGGCACGGCCGAGCCGGGCGGAACCGTCGGCATCGGCGGCGCCACCGGCCAGCGCATCGAGACCCGCGACTCGATCATCGACCTGTGGGAGGCCGCACGCCGCGACCTCGAGGCGGCCGGCGCCGAGGTCGTGCTCGTCGACTTCCCGGCGGTGTCGAACTACGAGGGCGACCGGCCCGGCGCCCCCACGATCGCGACGCGCGGCCTCGTGAGCCCCGAGTACCTGCATCGCGAGATCGTCGACCTGTCGGCGTGGGCGTGGGACGACTTCCTCCGCGCGAACGGCGACCCGGCCCTCGACTCGCTCGCCGATGTCGACGGTGCCAGGATCTTCCCCCACCCCGAGGGCGCCCTGCCCGACCGCTACACGGGCTTCGACGACGACATCGCGGACTACCCTGCTCACGTGCGGCGGCACCCCGTGGCATCCGTCGCCGAGATCCCCGAGCTGGAGGCCGGCCTCCGCGGGCTCGAGCAGACCCGCCGCGTCGACCTCGAGCAGTGGATGGACGAGCTCGGCCTCGATGCCGTGCTCTTCCCCGCCGTCGCCGACGTCGCACCCGCGGACATGGACGTCGACGAGGCATCCGCCGATCTCGGCTGGCGCAACGGGGTCTGGGTGGCGAACGGCAACCTCGTGCCGCGCCACCTCGGCATCCCGACCGTGACCGTGCCCATGGGCACCATGGACGACACCGGCATGCCCGTCGGGCTGACGTTCGCGGGCCGCGCCTACGACGACTCGGCGCTGCTCGCGCTCGCGGCGGCGTTCGAGGCGACCGGCGCCCGCCGCACCGAGCCGCCGCGCACGCCGCGGTTGCCGTGA
- a CDS encoding agmatine deiminase family protein produces the protein MAWRMPAETAEHERTWMAFPRQNETLGDDAASAEQAYEAWAEVAHAIAEFEPVTMVVDPTERDRAARMLGSHIEQVEAPLDDFWMRDFGPTFVVDDERPGLLGAVDWIFNGWGAPRWASWKHDREIARFTAAQVGAEVVSSMLVNEGGGIHVDGEGTVLATRTVQLDPGRNPYADEARVEAEFARTLGTTRTVWLPRGLTRDYEDYGTRGHVDIVAAFAAPGRVLVHAQLDAAHPDFEVSREVRAVLESQTDASGRDFELIELPAPATLRDDEGFVDWSYVNHLVVNGGVIVCGFGEAQADARAASILGEAYGRRVVTVDARPMFARGGGIHCITQQQPAVAGR, from the coding sequence ATGGCCTGGCGCATGCCCGCCGAGACCGCCGAGCACGAGCGCACCTGGATGGCGTTCCCGCGGCAGAACGAGACCCTCGGCGACGATGCGGCCTCCGCCGAGCAGGCGTACGAGGCGTGGGCCGAGGTCGCGCACGCCATCGCCGAGTTCGAGCCCGTGACCATGGTCGTGGACCCCACCGAGCGCGACCGCGCCGCTCGCATGCTCGGCAGCCACATCGAACAGGTCGAGGCGCCGCTCGACGACTTCTGGATGCGCGACTTCGGCCCGACCTTCGTCGTCGACGACGAGCGCCCTGGCCTGCTCGGCGCGGTCGACTGGATCTTCAACGGCTGGGGCGCGCCCCGCTGGGCCAGCTGGAAGCACGACCGCGAGATCGCACGCTTCACGGCCGCGCAGGTCGGCGCAGAGGTCGTGAGCTCGATGCTCGTGAACGAGGGCGGCGGCATCCACGTCGATGGCGAGGGCACCGTCCTCGCGACGCGCACCGTGCAGCTCGATCCGGGCCGCAACCCGTACGCCGACGAGGCGCGCGTCGAGGCCGAGTTCGCGCGCACCCTCGGCACGACCCGGACGGTCTGGCTGCCGCGCGGACTCACCCGCGACTACGAGGACTACGGCACGCGCGGGCACGTCGACATCGTCGCCGCCTTCGCGGCGCCCGGCCGGGTGCTGGTGCACGCCCAGCTCGACGCGGCGCACCCCGATTTCGAGGTCTCGCGCGAGGTGCGCGCGGTGCTCGAGTCGCAGACGGATGCCTCGGGGCGCGACTTCGAGCTCATCGAGCTGCCGGCTCCGGCGACCCTGCGCGACGACGAGGGCTTCGTCGATTGGAGCTACGTGAACCATCTCGTGGTGAACGGCGGCGTCATCGTGTGCGGGTTCGGCGAGGCCCAGGCCGATGCCCGGGCCGCGTCGATCCTCGGCGAGGCGTACGGGCGACGGGTCGTGACCGTGGACGCGCGGCCGATGTTCGCCCGCGGCGGCGGCATCCACTGCATCACGCAGCAGCAGCCGGCGGTCGCCGGACGATGA